The following coding sequences lie in one Micromonospora sp. R77 genomic window:
- a CDS encoding restriction endonuclease subunit S, protein MFELTLGDALEVLIDHRGKTPKKMGGDFTEKGAKVISALLVKGGSIDLSQARCVSDEMYEKWMRVPTKRHDVILTSEAPLGRCALIPDNGRYVLGQRVFGLRGKPGVLDSRYLFYSLQTSYVQDQLIGRSTGTTVLGIRQSELVKVRIPAADYREQQKIAQVLGALDDKIAVNDRIAGCSLALADAQFSRAVAEVPTGPETFGSIAQVGGGGTPSTKVTEYWDGDIAWATPSDVTALGAPYLFGTSRRITDAGLDNCASVLYPAGSIFMTSRATIGAFAFPQVPTAVNQGFIVVVAPDEDLAMWLFHEMRDRVDEMRSLANGSTFLELSRKNFKAIGVRLPAPAARKEFAGKAIPLHQRAAAATAENATLTKLRDTLLPELMSGRLRVRDAEQVVEAAV, encoded by the coding sequence TGACTTTAGGCGATGCGTTGGAGGTCCTCATCGACCACCGCGGCAAGACGCCAAAAAAGATGGGTGGCGATTTCACAGAGAAGGGGGCAAAGGTTATCTCTGCCCTTCTAGTCAAAGGCGGTTCGATAGATCTCTCGCAGGCCCGATGCGTCAGCGATGAGATGTATGAAAAGTGGATGCGCGTGCCAACCAAACGCCATGACGTCATCCTCACGTCGGAGGCGCCATTGGGCCGTTGCGCCCTGATCCCCGACAACGGCAGGTATGTGCTGGGGCAGCGGGTCTTCGGACTTCGCGGCAAGCCCGGCGTTCTCGACAGCCGGTATCTCTTTTATTCACTGCAGACTTCTTACGTGCAGGACCAACTGATCGGACGGTCTACTGGGACAACCGTGCTTGGCATCCGCCAGTCCGAGCTCGTGAAGGTTCGCATACCGGCAGCGGATTACCGCGAACAGCAGAAAATCGCACAAGTCCTGGGCGCGCTCGACGACAAGATTGCGGTCAACGACCGCATTGCCGGTTGTTCGCTAGCGCTCGCTGATGCACAATTCAGCCGTGCAGTGGCAGAAGTCCCCACCGGGCCGGAGACTTTCGGCTCTATCGCTCAGGTGGGTGGAGGTGGGACGCCAAGCACCAAAGTTACGGAGTACTGGGACGGCGACATCGCTTGGGCGACTCCGTCGGACGTGACAGCGCTAGGAGCTCCATACCTCTTCGGCACGAGCCGGAGGATCACAGATGCGGGACTCGACAACTGCGCATCAGTGTTGTACCCCGCTGGTTCAATCTTCATGACGTCGCGGGCTACTATCGGGGCGTTCGCGTTTCCGCAGGTACCAACGGCTGTGAATCAAGGTTTCATCGTGGTGGTGGCACCCGATGAAGACCTTGCGATGTGGTTGTTCCACGAGATGCGGGATCGGGTCGACGAGATGCGCAGTTTGGCGAATGGATCCACATTCCTCGAGCTGAGCAGAAAGAATTTCAAGGCCATTGGCGTTAGACTGCCCGCACCAGCCGCGCGCAAAGAATTTGCAGGGAAGGCCATCCCACTACACCAAAGGGCTGCGGCTGCCACAGCCGAGAACGCAACCC